In a genomic window of Chaetodon trifascialis isolate fChaTrf1 chromosome 8, fChaTrf1.hap1, whole genome shotgun sequence:
- the agmat gene encoding guanidino acid hydrolase, mitochondrial, translating to MFPLWRNLNTARRIFSPSCRGSAADFFSLKPRQTLALCRKSSGKRYNVPPSAEFVARVSGIPTMAKLPYQETADGLDAAFVGVPIDTGTSNRPGARFGPRHIRVESALLRAYNSGTRAAPFESLMVADIGDVNVNVYDLKDTCKRIREAYRKILAAGCIPLTMGGDHTIAYPILQAVAEKHGPVGLVHVDAHADTSDVVLGEKIGHGTPFRRCVEEGLLDCKRVVQIGLRGSGYSADSYEWSRAQGFRVVQVEECWFKSLAPLMAEVRAQMGSGPVYLSFDIDALDPGFAPGTGTPEIAGLTPIQGVEIIRGCRGLNLVGCDLVEVSPPYDTTGNTALTGANLLFEMLCVLPKIKYF from the exons ATGTTTCCACTCTGGAGAAACCTGAACACAGCTCGCAGGATCTTTTCTCCGTCTTGCAGGGGCTCTGCAGCGGACTTCTTCTCTCTGAAGCCACGACAAACTTTGGCCCTCTGCAGGAAGTCCTCGGGGAAGCGCTACAATGTGCCACCGAGCGCCGAGTTTGTTGCCAGGGTGTCCGGGATCCCCACCATGGCCAAGCTGCCCTACCAGGAGACGGCGGACGGGCTCGACGCGGCGTTTGTCGGGGTCCCGATTGACACCGGGACCTCCAACCGGCCTGGAGCGAG GTTTGGTCCCAGGCACATCAGAGTGGAATCTGCCCTGCTGAGAGCTTACAACAGCGGCACCAGGGCAGCACCCTTTGAGTCCCTCATGGTGGCTGACATTGGGGACGTCAACGTGAACGTGTACGACCTGAAGGACACCTGCAAACGCATCAGGGAGGCCTACAGGAAGatcctggctgctggctgtattCCTCTGACGATGG GTGGTGATCACACGATCGCGTATCCAATCCTGCAGGCTGTTGCTGAGAA GCATGGTCCGGTGGGTCTGGTCCATGTGGATGCTCATGCTGACACCAGTGATGTGGTCTTGGGGGAGAAGATTGGACATGGGACCCCGTTCAGACGCTGTGTGGAGGAGGGGCTGCTGGACTGTAAGAGAGTGGTCCAGATCGGCCTGCGTGGTTCAGGCTACTCTGCAGATTCATATGAATGGAGCCGGGCGCAG GGTTTCCGTGTGGTACAAGTAGAAGAGTGCTGGTTCAAATCTCTTGCACCTCTGATGGCTGAGGTCAGGGCTCAGATGGGCAGTGGTCCAGTATATCTCAGTTTCGACATCGATGCTCTTGACCCGGGCTTCGCCCCTGGAACGGGGACACCAGAGATAGCAGGGCTTACTCCCATACAG GGAGTCGAGATTATTCGGGGCTGCCGTGGTCTAAACCTTGTTGGATGTGATCTCGTGGAGGTGTCTCCACCCTATGACACCACAG GGAACACTGCACTGACTGGTGCCAACCTCCTTTTTGAAATGTTGTGTGTCCTCCCAAAAATTAAATACTTCTGA
- the LOC139335705 gene encoding tubulin alpha-1B chain has product MRECISIHVGQAGVQIGNACWELYCLEHGIQPDGQMPSDKAIGGGDDSFNTFFSETGAGKHVPRAVFVDLEPTVIDEVRTGTYRQLFHPEQLITGKEDAANNYARGHYTIGKEIIDLVLDRIRKLADQCTGLQGFLVFHSFGGGTGSGFTSLLMERLSVDYGKKSKLEFSIYPAPQVSTAVVEPYNSILTTHTTLEHSDCAFMVDNEAIYDICRRNLDIERPTYTNLNRLISQIVSSITASLRFDGALNVDLTEFQTNLVPYPRIHFPLATYAPVISAEKAYHEQLSVAEITNACFEPANQMVKCDPRHGKYMACCLLYRGDVVPKDVNAAIATIKTKRSIQFVDWCPTGFKVGINYQPPTVVPGGDLAKVQRAVCMLSNTTAIAEAWARLDHKFDLMYAKRAFVHWYVGEGMEEGEFSEAREDMAALEKDYEEVGVDSIEGEGEEEGEEY; this is encoded by the exons ATG CGTGAGTGTATCTCCATCCACGTGGGTCAGGCTGGTGTCCAGATTGGCAATGCCTGCTGGGAGCTTTACTGCCTGGAACATGGGATCCAGCCGGACGGACAGATGCCCAGTGACAAAGCCATCGGTGGAGGAGACGATTCCTTCAACACCTTCTTCAGTGAGACTGGAGCTGGAAAGCACGTCCCCAGAGCTGTTTTTGTGGACCTGGAGCCCACTGTGATCG ATGAGGTGCGCACTGGGACCTACCGCCAGCTGTTCCACCCCGAGCAGCTGATCACTGGGAAGGAGGATGCTGCCAACAACTACGCCCGTGGACACTACACCATCGGCAAGGAGATCATCGACCTGGTGCTGGACAGGATCCGCAAACTG gctgaCCAGTGCACTGGTCTTCAGGGCTTCCTGGTTTTCCACAGCTTCGGAGGTGGCACCGGCTCTGGTTTCACCTCCCTGCTGATGGagcgtctgtctgtggactATGGTAAGAAGTCCAAGCTGGAGTTCTCCATCTACCCAGCTCCACAGGTGTCCACTGCTGTGGTGGAGCCCTACAACTCCATCCTGACCACCCACACCACCCTGGAGCACTCTGACTgcgccttcatggtggacaacGAGGCCATCTACGATATCTGCCGCAGGAACCTCGACATCGAGCGTCCCACTTACACCAACCTGAACAGGCTGATCAGTCAGATtgtgtcctccatcactgcGTCCCTTCGTTTCGATGGTGCCCTCAATGTTGATCTGACAGAGTTCCAGACCAACTTGGTGCCATATCCCCGTATCCACTTCCCTCTGGCCACCTATGCCCCCGTCATCTCCGCTGAGAAGGCTTACCATGAGCAGCTCTCAGTGGCTGAGATCACCAACGCCTGCTTcgagccagccaatcagatggtgAAATGCGACCCTCGCCATGGCAAGTACATGGCTTGTTGCCTGCTGTATCGTGGTGATGTGGTGCCCAAAGATGTGAATGCTGCCATTGCCACCATCAAGACCAAGCGCTCCATCCAGTTTGTGGACTGGTGCCCCACTGGTTTCAAGGTCGGCATCAACTACCAGCCGCCCACTGTCGTTCCTGGTGGAGACCTGGCCAAGGTCCAGAGGGCCGTGTGCATGCTGAGCAACACCACTGCTATTGCAGAGGCCTGGGCTCGCCTTGACCACAAGTTTGACCTGATGTACGCTAAGCGTGCCTTTGTCCACTGGTATGTGGgtgaggggatggaggagggagagttcTCTGAGGCCAGAGAGGATATGGCAGCTCTGGAGAAGGATTATGAGGAGGTTGGAGTCGACTCCAttgagggtgagggagaggaggagggagaggagtaTTAG